The genomic segment TTACAGCTCCTCAGGATGAAGATGTTGACCTATTAGATGATGACCCAGTTAAAGTAAAAGCAAAGGCATATGACTTAGTTCTGAATGGAATTGAAATCGGTGGTGGAAGTATTAGAATCCATAATCGAGATTTACAACAAAAAATCTTTGAGATTCTTAGTTTAGAAGAAGAAGAAATTAATGACAAATTTGGCTTTTTATTAGATGCTTTTGAATATGGGACACCACCTCATGGTGGAATTGCGTTTGGGTTAGATAGATTAGTGATGTTATTAGGTGGTCTAGAGACAATTCGAGATGTTATTGCCTTCCCTAAGACGCAAAATGCTACTTGTTTATTAACAGAGGCACCATCAAAAGTAGAAAAAAGTCAATTAGAAGAATTACATTTAGAAATTGAAAATTTAGAAATAGACATTGATTAATAAATAATAAAAGGTGGCTAGTGACTAATAATTAGTTGCTAGCCACTAATTACAATTAACTACTCTTGTTATTCTTAAACATAGAAGAAATATCATGGATTGCATGAGAGCCTCTAGATATAATAATACCGGTTAATAAATAATCTATGAAGTCATAATAGATAGCTATATTTAATTTATGTAGAATACCGATTTGGGTTGATAAACATAGTACTACTCCTACAATTATTGCTATAATCCTACTCTTATTACCACGAATTGATAAAATAGATTTAATTGTATTAGTAACCATTTCTACAAGAACTGAAAGTACAAGGACGGTTGAAAGTGGTTGTAATTCCAAGGTGTTTCCTCCTTTATATAAGTCTCTTAATAAATGAATATGCAAATTGAGGAATGGTTATGATACAGTTAAGAGGATAATGAAATTTTTGGTATTTGCAATTTAAAATTAATTATGATATCATTTAGTTAAGTTAAGTGAGGCAAATAAATATTGTTCTGCTGTGTGCGTGTATGGTTCATATTTTGCCCAACACACATTACACAGGGAGCCTGGTCTCCATCTGTGGCGTATAAGCCTCCATTGAGTGGACATACAAATCAGGTGGGAGGGCACCCACTTAGAAGATAGGGAGCAAAATACTGACTACCTATACGGCATGGTGGGACACTTTATTTTTAAAGCTCAGTTCTCTTTATTAGGGAACTGAGCTTTTTTTATGTTGACAATCTATTTCTTAATTTGATATGATTAATATAGAATACTTTTCCAAATATGGAATGAGTGGGGTGGAGAAATAATGGCTAACAGAGAAATAAAAAATGCTAAACAGGATCAAAGAAAAATGGTGTTAGATTATCGGCAGCGATTGAATGATGGTGAATTATTAAAGAAGAGTATGGAAATAAAGAAGAAGTTGTTTGAATTAGAGGAGTTTGAGTCAGCAGAGGTGATTATGTTTTATGTAGATTTTAGAAATGAAGTTAAAACTGAATTTATGATTAAAGAAGCGTTAAAGTTAGATAAACGAGTCCTAATACCTATTAGTCAAGTAGAGGATAGGTCATTATTATTATCAGAATTAAAAAATTATGACCAAGAATTAGAAGAAGGTACATATGGTATTTTAGAGCCAAAAGAAGAATATATTAGACCAGTTGATTATGAAGAATTAGATTTGGCAATAGTCCCTGGAGTGGCTTTTGATGAAGACTGTAATCGCTTAGGCTATGGTGGAGGATATTATGATAGATTTGCTGCGAAAGTATCTCCAGAGGCAAGTAGAATTGCATTAGCTTTTGAAATTCAAATTATAGATGATGTAATTATAGGA from the Selenihalanaerobacter shriftii genome contains:
- a CDS encoding 5-formyltetrahydrofolate cyclo-ligase, producing MANREIKNAKQDQRKMVLDYRQRLNDGELLKKSMEIKKKLFELEEFESAEVIMFYVDFRNEVKTEFMIKEALKLDKRVLIPISQVEDRSLLLSELKNYDQELEEGTYGILEPKEEYIRPVDYEELDLAIVPGVAFDEDCNRLGYGGGYYDRFAAKVSPEASRIALAFEIQIIDDVIIGEYDLPVDKVVTEKRVVNN